In Aliidongia dinghuensis, the following proteins share a genomic window:
- a CDS encoding TIGR01244 family sulfur transferase translates to MQPVRITGKLSVMGQPALGDFPALAAAGFAAVVNNRPDNEAAGQPGSAAEEQAAEAAGLAYAHIPVIWPTLTAEVVRRFQAAVTAADGPVLAHCASGTRSITLHVIGEVLDGRMAVGDVRSFGARHGFDLSGAAAWLAAHGAGA, encoded by the coding sequence ATGCAGCCCGTCAGGATCACCGGCAAGCTTTCGGTCATGGGGCAGCCGGCGCTGGGCGATTTCCCGGCGTTGGCCGCGGCCGGCTTCGCGGCGGTCGTGAATAATCGCCCGGACAATGAGGCCGCGGGCCAGCCGGGCTCCGCGGCGGAGGAGCAGGCGGCTGAGGCAGCCGGCCTTGCCTATGCGCATATTCCGGTCATCTGGCCGACTCTCACGGCGGAGGTGGTGCGGCGCTTTCAGGCGGCCGTGACCGCGGCGGACGGTCCTGTGCTCGCCCACTGCGCGAGCGGCACGCGCTCGATCACGCTCCATGTCATCGGCGAGGTGCTGGACGGCCGCATGGCGGTCGGCGACGTGCGCAGCTTCGGTGCCCGACATGGCTTCGATCTGTCGGGCGCCGCCGCATGGCTCGCCGCCCACGGCGCCGGCGCCTGA
- a CDS encoding substrate-binding domain-containing protein, protein MRLIGVRALGLVLAGNLLAGGLLFGAAEAAEIKVMNSGGFAAPYKALVPEFEQATHNHLDVAWGPSMGTTHDAIPVRLARGEQADVLIMVAAALDDLVKQGKVVPASRVEIARSYIGMAVKAGAPKPDISTVDGLKRALLAAKSIAYSDSASGVYLSTEGFKRLGIADEIAGKSRMIPATPVGEIVARGEAELGFQQISELMPVAGIELVGPLPPEVQKVTLYAAGISVNAKEPAAAKAFIAYLTSPGVAPTVKRFGLDPITAKP, encoded by the coding sequence ATGCGGCTCATCGGCGTACGCGCATTGGGGCTCGTTCTGGCCGGGAACCTGTTGGCTGGCGGCCTGCTGTTTGGCGCGGCTGAGGCGGCCGAGATCAAGGTCATGAATTCGGGCGGTTTTGCGGCCCCTTACAAGGCTTTGGTGCCGGAGTTCGAGCAGGCGACGCACAACCATCTGGATGTTGCCTGGGGCCCGTCGATGGGCACGACGCACGATGCGATCCCGGTCCGGCTCGCCCGCGGCGAGCAGGCCGACGTGCTGATCATGGTTGCCGCCGCGCTCGATGACCTGGTGAAACAGGGCAAGGTCGTGCCGGCGAGCCGGGTCGAGATTGCGCGCTCCTATATCGGCATGGCGGTCAAGGCGGGGGCCCCCAAGCCGGATATTTCGACCGTCGACGGGCTGAAGCGTGCGTTGCTCGCGGCGAAATCGATCGCCTATTCCGATAGTGCGAGTGGCGTCTATCTTTCGACCGAAGGTTTTAAACGACTGGGCATCGCCGACGAGATCGCCGGCAAGAGCCGGATGATCCCGGCGACGCCGGTCGGCGAGATCGTGGCGCGCGGCGAGGCGGAGCTGGGCTTCCAGCAGATCAGCGAGCTCATGCCGGTCGCGGGCATCGAGCTCGTCGGTCCCCTGCCGCCCGAGGTCCAGAAGGTGACGCTCTATGCTGCCGGCATTTCAGTGAACGCCAAGGAGCCGGCGGCGGCCAAGGCCTTCATTGCCTACCTGACGTCGCCGGGCGTAGCGCCGACAGTCAAGCGCTTCGGGCTCGATCCAATTACGGCAAAGCCCTGA
- a CDS encoding glucose 1-dehydrogenase — MTGLRGKRILVTGGAQGIGRAIAQRFAREGARVAVNDVKEGPVLAETLDLLAPVDAGPHAGVAADVSDEAAVDRMMAHVLARFGGLDVLVNNAGIQIQAASDAMTLEQFERVLAVNLRGTFLCSRAALRHFVEKGTKGSIINTSSVHEIIPKPDFISYSASKGAIGNMTRTLALEYAARGIRVNAVGPGAIVTPINAAWTDDPVKRRDVERHIPMGRAGTPEEVAALFAFLASDEAAYVTGQTFYVDGGLTLYGDFAHNWSS, encoded by the coding sequence ATGACCGGGTTACGAGGCAAGCGGATACTGGTCACCGGCGGCGCGCAAGGCATCGGCCGGGCGATCGCCCAGCGCTTCGCGCGCGAAGGGGCCCGGGTCGCCGTTAACGATGTGAAGGAAGGGCCGGTGCTGGCCGAGACGCTCGATCTCTTGGCGCCGGTCGACGCCGGGCCTCATGCCGGCGTCGCGGCCGACGTATCCGACGAGGCGGCGGTCGATCGGATGATGGCCCATGTGCTCGCCCGGTTCGGCGGCCTCGACGTGCTCGTCAACAATGCCGGCATCCAGATCCAGGCCGCGTCCGACGCCATGACGCTCGAGCAGTTCGAGCGGGTGCTGGCCGTCAACCTGCGCGGCACGTTTCTCTGTTCGCGAGCCGCGCTGCGGCATTTCGTCGAGAAGGGCACCAAGGGCTCGATCATCAACACCTCATCGGTGCACGAGATCATCCCGAAGCCCGATTTCATCAGCTATTCGGCGAGCAAGGGCGCCATCGGCAACATGACCCGCACGCTGGCGCTCGAATATGCTGCGCGCGGCATCCGCGTGAATGCGGTCGGGCCGGGCGCCATCGTGACGCCGATCAACGCTGCCTGGACCGACGACCCGGTGAAGCGCCGCGACGTCGAGCGGCACATCCCGATGGGCCGCGCCGGTACGCCGGAGGAGGTGGCGGCCCTCTTCGCCTTCCTCGCCTCCGACGAGGCTGCCTACGTCACCGGCCAGACCTTCTACGTCGACGGCGGCCTCACGCTCTACGGCGACTTCGCGCACAATTGGTCGTCGTAG
- a CDS encoding MerR family transcriptional regulator: protein MKIGELARRAGVAPSKIRFLEARGLLRADRLANGYRDYGEDAVSSLQIILLAQSVGFTLEEIERALGEHRSQPLNCADMVERLKAKLIELDQHIAQSTAVRDRLAQMIVALTERDAENRHVPEDLPIRGPKLDARLGIRGI, encoded by the coding sequence ATGAAGATCGGCGAGCTGGCTCGGCGCGCGGGGGTCGCTCCCTCGAAGATCCGCTTCCTGGAGGCGCGCGGCCTGCTGCGCGCCGACCGGCTGGCGAATGGCTATCGCGACTATGGCGAGGATGCGGTGTCTTCGCTGCAGATCATCCTACTGGCTCAGTCCGTCGGCTTCACGCTGGAGGAGATCGAGCGCGCGCTGGGCGAGCACCGCTCGCAGCCGCTGAACTGCGCCGACATGGTCGAACGGCTTAAGGCGAAGCTGATCGAGCTGGATCAGCACATCGCGCAATCGACCGCCGTACGCGATCGTCTCGCCCAGATGATCGTGGCGCTGACTGAGCGTGACGCCGAGAATCGGCATGTGCCGGAGGATCTGCCGATCCGCGGCCCGAAATTGGATGCGAGATTGGGAATCAGAGGAATTTGA
- a CDS encoding VOC family protein → MATHYFMVLTDPVAGQEAEYNSWYDDRHLDDVLAVDGFVSAQRFRLSRQAMPSGVPASQYLAIYEIETDDVDATLATLMARLGTPVMPVTPALDMGRIGMFVATALNPPKRRE, encoded by the coding sequence ATGGCCACGCATTATTTCATGGTGCTGACCGACCCGGTGGCGGGGCAGGAGGCGGAATACAACAGCTGGTACGACGATCGCCACCTGGACGACGTGCTCGCGGTCGACGGCTTCGTTTCGGCGCAGCGCTTCCGCCTCAGCCGCCAGGCCATGCCGTCGGGCGTGCCCGCGTCGCAGTATCTTGCGATCTACGAGATCGAGACCGACGACGTGGACGCGACGCTGGCCACTCTCATGGCCCGACTGGGCACGCCGGTGATGCCGGTCACCCCGGCCCTCGACATGGGGCGCATCGGCATGTTCGTGGCGACGGCGCTCAACCCGCCGAAGCGACGCGAGTAG
- a CDS encoding GntR family transcriptional regulator — MEPRTNENWHDGWTIDRHRSIKLQVYGVLRQAIVGARLPPGRGLSEKDLAELLGVSRTPVREALSKLADEGLVVILPQSGSFVAPLSYTGVIDAQYIRELLECGVVADLARRITAEDLAHLSDLVLAQKRAVEAGDLAGFHGLDEAFHRTLAHQSGHPSVWTAIDQAKVQIDRVRRLSLPDPGRPAVAIAQHEAILAALTARDVRAAGAAMRRHLREVLKILDELRGRAPGFFLPGGEDDPPPAPRPPRRTAGRRRAPVRNGYRFGALS; from the coding sequence GTGGAGCCTAGGACGAACGAGAACTGGCACGACGGCTGGACGATCGACCGGCACCGGTCGATCAAGCTGCAGGTCTACGGCGTGCTGCGGCAGGCGATCGTCGGCGCGCGCCTGCCGCCCGGACGCGGCCTGTCGGAAAAGGATCTGGCCGAGCTGCTGGGCGTCAGCCGTACGCCGGTGCGCGAGGCGCTGAGCAAGCTCGCCGATGAGGGGCTGGTCGTGATCTTGCCCCAGTCGGGTTCGTTCGTGGCGCCCCTGTCCTATACCGGCGTGATCGATGCGCAATATATCCGCGAGCTGCTCGAATGCGGCGTCGTGGCCGATCTCGCGCGCCGCATCACCGCCGAGGATCTGGCCCATCTGTCCGATCTGGTGCTGGCGCAGAAGCGCGCGGTCGAGGCCGGCGACCTCGCTGGCTTCCACGGGCTCGACGAGGCGTTCCACCGCACGCTCGCGCACCAGTCCGGCCACCCGAGCGTCTGGACCGCGATCGATCAGGCCAAGGTCCAGATCGATCGCGTCCGCCGTCTGTCGCTGCCGGACCCCGGCCGGCCGGCCGTGGCGATCGCCCAGCACGAGGCGATCCTGGCGGCGCTCACCGCCCGCGACGTGCGCGCGGCCGGTGCCGCCATGCGCCGCCATCTGCGCGAAGTCTTGAAGATCCTCGACGAGCTGCGCGGCCGGGCGCCGGGCTTTTTCCTACCGGGCGGCGAGGACGATCCGCCGCCGGCGCCGAGGCCGCCGCGCCGCACGGCCGGCCGCCGCCGCGCCCCCGTCCGCAACGGCTATCGCTTCGGCGCGCTCTCCTAA
- a CDS encoding S9 family peptidase encodes MNKKRTAPYGAWESTVTTDLVAGQTIGLSSLKADQGALYWLEARPSESGRSVLVRRGTDGKIRDLTPPPLNIASRVHEYGGGAYEVSDGRIVFSDKLTGAVWLIDGDAPARQITAVDGCRYADFAFDPIRGRVLAVREDHRVKPGVTQKEPKAAIVALDITGRMPPAENAGQVLVDGHDFLAAPRLSPDGKTLVWLSWDHPDMPWDGTRLWLAPIDRTAKAETARLVAGAIPEAIVQPIWSPEGVLHFSSDRNGWWNLYAVRDGGIRPIARVENDIGGPHWVFGQRHFAFLRDGGIVAALVDRGIRRAVLIEAGRIRPLDIGPVLECPVPLSNGPSGDGLAYVATPTTAPPAIVRLAALDGTPEPIKASAPAILAAADVSIGEPFTFPARDGGKGHAFWYPPTNSSFEAPTGEKPPLIVISHGGPTAMSTNGFSPMIQWWTSRGIAVVDVNYGGSTGFGRDYRQRLIGRWGIVDVEDCANAAEYLAKEGLVDEARIAIRGGSAGGFTTLAALTTTRLFKAGASHYGVADLMLLASDTHKFESRYLDRLVGPLPQAAAVYRERSPIHHLDRLACPVIFFQGLDDKVVPPNQAETMALAMAAKGLAVAHYTFEGEGHGFRQGSTIRRVLELELGFYGRIFGFDPPGLSEKVEIRNLG; translated from the coding sequence ATGAACAAGAAACGCACCGCCCCCTATGGCGCCTGGGAGTCGACCGTCACCACCGATCTCGTCGCAGGCCAGACGATCGGTCTCAGTTCCTTGAAGGCCGACCAGGGCGCGCTCTACTGGCTCGAGGCCCGGCCGAGCGAGAGCGGCCGGTCGGTGCTGGTCCGGCGCGGCACCGACGGCAAGATCCGCGACCTGACGCCACCGCCGCTCAATATCGCGAGCCGCGTACACGAATATGGCGGGGGCGCTTACGAGGTGAGCGACGGGCGGATCGTGTTCAGCGACAAGCTGACCGGGGCGGTCTGGCTGATCGACGGCGACGCGCCGGCCCGGCAGATCACCGCCGTCGACGGCTGCCGCTACGCCGATTTCGCGTTCGACCCGATCCGCGGGCGGGTGCTCGCCGTGCGCGAGGACCATCGTGTCAAGCCCGGCGTCACCCAGAAGGAACCTAAGGCCGCGATCGTGGCGCTCGACATCACCGGGCGGATGCCACCGGCCGAGAACGCGGGCCAGGTGCTGGTCGACGGCCACGATTTCCTCGCCGCACCCCGGCTCTCGCCCGACGGCAAGACGCTGGTCTGGCTCTCCTGGGATCATCCGGACATGCCATGGGACGGCACGCGGCTCTGGCTGGCACCGATCGACCGGACCGCCAAGGCCGAGACCGCCCGGCTCGTCGCCGGCGCCATTCCGGAGGCGATCGTGCAGCCGATCTGGTCGCCGGAGGGCGTGCTGCATTTCTCGTCCGACCGGAACGGCTGGTGGAACCTCTATGCCGTGCGCGACGGCGGCATCCGGCCGATCGCCCGGGTCGAGAATGACATCGGCGGGCCGCACTGGGTGTTCGGCCAGCGCCATTTCGCCTTCCTGCGCGACGGCGGCATCGTCGCGGCCCTCGTCGACCGCGGCATCCGGCGCGCCGTGCTGATCGAGGCCGGCCGGATCCGCCCGCTCGACATCGGCCCGGTGCTGGAATGCCCCGTACCGTTGAGCAACGGGCCGTCGGGCGACGGGCTCGCCTATGTCGCAACGCCGACCACGGCACCGCCCGCCATCGTCCGCCTCGCGGCACTCGACGGCACGCCGGAGCCGATCAAGGCCTCGGCCCCCGCGATCCTCGCCGCCGCCGACGTCTCGATCGGCGAGCCCTTCACCTTTCCGGCGCGCGACGGCGGCAAGGGCCATGCCTTCTGGTATCCGCCGACCAACAGCAGCTTCGAGGCACCCACCGGCGAGAAGCCGCCGCTGATCGTCATCAGCCACGGCGGTCCGACCGCCATGAGCACGAACGGCTTCTCGCCGATGATCCAGTGGTGGACAAGCCGCGGCATCGCCGTCGTCGACGTCAATTACGGCGGCTCGACCGGCTTCGGCCGCGACTATCGCCAGCGGCTGATCGGCCGCTGGGGCATCGTCGATGTCGAGGACTGCGCCAACGCGGCCGAATATCTCGCGAAGGAAGGGCTGGTCGACGAGGCGCGGATCGCGATCCGCGGCGGCAGCGCCGGCGGGTTCACCACGCTCGCGGCGCTCACGACGACGCGCCTCTTCAAAGCCGGGGCCAGCCACTATGGCGTGGCCGACCTGATGCTGCTCGCCTCCGACACCCACAAGTTCGAATCGCGCTACCTCGACCGGCTGGTCGGCCCCTTGCCGCAGGCGGCGGCGGTCTATCGCGAGCGCTCGCCGATCCATCACCTGGACCGCCTCGCCTGCCCGGTGATCTTCTTCCAGGGCCTGGACGACAAGGTGGTGCCGCCGAACCAGGCCGAGACCATGGCGCTCGCCATGGCGGCGAAGGGCCTGGCCGTCGCCCATTACACGTTCGAGGGCGAGGGCCACGGCTTTCGCCAGGGCTCGACCATCCGCCGGGTGCTGGAACTCGAGCTCGGCTTCTACGGCCGCATCTTCGGCTTCGATCCGCCGGGCTTGAGCGAAAAGGTCGAGATCCGGAACCTGGGCTGA
- a CDS encoding aconitase X swivel domain-containing protein, producing MKAEAILPGTAAGPVLRLDGPLSFWGGVDPATGTLTDPRSPHHGVPIGGAVLMVPETRGSSSSSAVMLELLAAGRAPAALVLGRGDAIVGLGILVAREMGWPTIPLLVLPAADQAGFADGERVTITTDGIIERQ from the coding sequence ATGAAGGCCGAAGCGATCCTGCCCGGCACGGCCGCGGGGCCGGTCCTCAGGCTCGACGGGCCCTTGAGCTTCTGGGGCGGCGTCGATCCTGCGACCGGCACGCTCACCGACCCGCGCTCGCCGCACCACGGCGTGCCGATCGGCGGCGCCGTGCTCATGGTGCCGGAGACGCGCGGATCGAGCTCGTCGAGCGCCGTCATGCTGGAGCTGCTCGCAGCGGGCCGGGCGCCGGCGGCGCTGGTCCTCGGCCGGGGCGACGCGATCGTCGGCCTGGGCATCCTGGTCGCGCGCGAGATGGGCTGGCCCACCATTCCGCTGCTGGTCCTGCCGGCCGCCGACCAGGCGGGCTTTGCGGACGGCGAGCGGGTCACCATCACCACGGACGGGATCATCGAACGGCAATGA
- a CDS encoding aldose 1-epimerase family protein — protein MSDTVTIESGGIKARFRAQGAELISLTHDGAERIWQADPAVWGWHAPNLFPIVGALAGDKLHHKGESYSLPSHGFLRHTPCALVAHEADRCTWRLDDTAATRAVYPFRFTLEIAYALEDEALVGRWTLANPGDEPLVASLGIHPAFRWPLDAGVAREAHRLVFESDEPRPIRRIAGKLIAPEVEPTPVQGRTLMLHDGLFDADAVIMDQPASRAVVFGAPGGPAIAMDWDFPHLGIWTKPGAPYLCIEPWQGHASPAGFDGEFSDKPGTVTLAPGECRQWQYRIRPLARFPED, from the coding sequence ATGAGCGATACGGTCACGATCGAAAGCGGTGGGATCAAAGCGCGCTTCCGGGCGCAGGGCGCGGAGCTCATCTCGCTCACCCATGACGGTGCCGAGCGGATCTGGCAGGCCGATCCGGCGGTCTGGGGCTGGCACGCGCCCAACCTGTTCCCGATCGTGGGGGCACTCGCCGGCGACAAGCTGCATCACAAGGGAGAGAGCTACAGCCTGCCGTCGCATGGCTTCCTGCGCCATACGCCGTGCGCGCTCGTGGCGCACGAGGCCGACCGCTGCACCTGGCGCCTCGACGACACTGCGGCGACGCGCGCGGTCTACCCGTTCCGCTTCACGCTCGAGATCGCCTACGCGCTCGAGGATGAGGCACTCGTCGGCCGCTGGACGCTCGCCAATCCCGGCGACGAGCCGCTGGTCGCGAGCCTCGGCATCCATCCGGCGTTCCGCTGGCCGCTCGATGCCGGCGTCGCCCGCGAGGCCCATCGCCTGGTATTCGAGAGTGACGAGCCGCGGCCGATCCGCCGGATCGCGGGCAAGCTGATCGCACCCGAGGTGGAGCCGACGCCGGTCCAGGGACGCACCCTGATGCTGCACGACGGGCTGTTCGACGCCGATGCGGTGATCATGGACCAGCCGGCGTCGCGGGCGGTCGTGTTCGGGGCGCCCGGCGGCCCGGCGATCGCGATGGACTGGGACTTCCCGCATCTCGGCATCTGGACCAAGCCCGGCGCCCCCTATCTCTGCATCGAGCCGTGGCAGGGGCATGCCAGCCCCGCGGGCTTCGACGGCGAATTTTCGGACAAGCCCGGCACGGTGACCTTGGCACCCGGCGAATGCCGGCAGTGGCAGTACCGCATCCGCCCGCTCGCGCGGTTTCCGGAGGACTAA
- a CDS encoding NADH:flavin oxidoreductase/NADH oxidase family protein, producing MSDAVPASPLFAPLTLPNGAVLSNRLAKAAMEENMADGEHLPGEALRRLYAAWSKGGVGLILSGNVMIDPTALTGPGGVVLDASQPLAPFKAWAQAARSSGNHAWLQLSHPGRQVMKAMGQGAVAPSAIGVQIEGASHLFPSPRALEPEDIATIVERFAAAAAMAEASGFTGVEIHAAHGYLISQFLSPLSNRRADAWGGPLANRARLLLDVVKAVRARVSPGFCVGVKLNSADFQKGGFALEDAVEVVRWLNELPVDLIELSGGSYESPAMAGAPQDGAISPREAYFVDFAREIGAVARMPIMVTGGIRRRAVAEEALKPKDGRPGVAVIGIASALAFEPALPAKWRANVMPEVVIPEIRWKKKVFARLAAMAVVKAQLHRIGAGREPKRNVSPLLALIGSQVGAARRTKRYKAWIARRAA from the coding sequence ATGTCCGATGCCGTGCCTGCCTCGCCGCTCTTCGCGCCCCTGACCCTGCCCAATGGTGCCGTGCTGTCCAATCGCCTGGCCAAGGCCGCCATGGAGGAGAACATGGCCGACGGCGAGCATTTGCCGGGCGAAGCGCTGCGCCGGCTCTATGCCGCCTGGTCGAAAGGCGGGGTCGGGCTGATCCTCTCCGGCAATGTCATGATCGACCCGACCGCACTGACCGGTCCGGGCGGGGTCGTGCTCGACGCTTCGCAGCCCTTGGCGCCCTTCAAGGCATGGGCCCAGGCGGCGCGGAGCAGCGGCAACCATGCCTGGCTGCAGTTGAGCCATCCTGGCCGCCAGGTCATGAAGGCGATGGGCCAGGGCGCAGTCGCACCCTCGGCGATCGGCGTTCAGATCGAGGGGGCCTCGCATCTCTTCCCGTCGCCGCGGGCCTTGGAACCGGAAGATATCGCGACCATCGTCGAGCGCTTCGCCGCCGCCGCCGCGATGGCCGAAGCATCCGGCTTCACAGGGGTCGAGATCCATGCCGCCCATGGCTATCTGATCAGCCAGTTCCTCTCGCCGCTCAGCAACCGGCGGGCCGACGCCTGGGGCGGGCCGCTCGCCAACCGGGCGCGACTGCTCTTGGACGTGGTCAAGGCGGTGCGGGCGCGCGTCTCGCCCGGCTTCTGCGTCGGGGTGAAGCTCAACTCGGCCGATTTCCAGAAGGGCGGCTTCGCGCTGGAGGATGCGGTCGAGGTCGTGCGCTGGCTCAATGAGCTGCCGGTCGATCTGATCGAACTGTCCGGCGGCAGCTACGAAAGCCCGGCCATGGCGGGCGCGCCCCAGGACGGCGCGATCAGCCCGCGCGAAGCCTATTTCGTCGATTTCGCCCGAGAAATCGGCGCGGTCGCGCGCATGCCGATCATGGTGACCGGCGGCATCCGCCGCCGCGCCGTGGCCGAAGAGGCGCTCAAGCCCAAGGACGGACGGCCGGGCGTCGCCGTGATCGGCATCGCCAGCGCGCTTGCCTTCGAGCCGGCGCTGCCGGCGAAATGGCGCGCGAACGTCATGCCGGAGGTCGTCATTCCGGAAATTCGCTGGAAAAAGAAAGTCTTCGCCCGCTTGGCCGCCATGGCGGTGGTCAAGGCCCAGCTGCACCGGATCGGCGCAGGCCGCGAGCCGAAGCGCAACGTCTCGCCGCTCCTCGCGCTCATCGGCAGTCAGGTCGGCGCCGCGCGCCGGACCAAACGCTACAAGGCCTGGATCGCCCGTCGCGCTGCCTGA
- a CDS encoding glycoside hydrolase family 28 protein has translation MTDDQLILSRRALLAGTAAGAAALGLKAPAWAGALASADDPWQQARAIADRLEDLRDRPGFWAHNGRKFYVTAFGAQPCQIVAIPFLYQSATVSGPGSAPATGSFDNYAAFAAAIQACHHAGGGRVVVPAGNWYCAGPITLLSNVNFHLASGAQIWFSPNPADYAKYGPYDFGANGKLVRSRWQANDCYNFSSMVYAYGQENIALTGADWTSILNGQAGTLYNATNCWWTWKGSVGTAGFVGGQPSEGTPNALNKPIGTLNPALSTAQVNLIEFGSAAGGTSNAYTKDSSYLPALSEANVPVGARVFGVGHQLPPCMVEFFNCRNVWLEGYQVTNTPFWQHHPIACTNVVIRKVYANSTGPNNDGFDPEACDHVLVDRVTFNTGDDCIAIKSGKDNDIEYGPAQNHLIRKCTMNSGHGGITLGSEMSAGVKNIFAEDLAMENQNFATNPLNIAIRIKTNLNRGGTVENFHVRNVTLPNGINLVPSFYKPLSGSPIPANTVSTNQGGVVTFDCDYSPGSDNVRTRPPTVKNVTISNVTVTAPPGASASCYQAIIVQGPVASDYNGLTTPAPAVVPVENVTITDCNFGTPVNTGEPIYLYNIQGLTLTNVTIAGTVYNTVLSA, from the coding sequence ATGACGGACGATCAATTGATCCTATCCCGCCGCGCCCTGCTGGCCGGCACCGCTGCCGGGGCGGCAGCATTGGGGCTGAAGGCGCCGGCCTGGGCAGGCGCGCTGGCGTCCGCCGACGATCCCTGGCAACAGGCGCGCGCCATCGCGGACCGGCTTGAAGACTTGCGCGACCGGCCCGGATTCTGGGCGCACAACGGGCGCAAATTCTATGTGACCGCCTTCGGCGCGCAGCCGTGCCAGATCGTGGCGATCCCGTTCCTCTATCAGTCGGCGACCGTGTCCGGTCCCGGCTCCGCCCCGGCCACAGGCTCGTTCGACAATTACGCGGCCTTCGCGGCGGCGATCCAGGCCTGCCACCACGCCGGCGGCGGCCGCGTCGTCGTGCCGGCCGGCAACTGGTACTGCGCCGGGCCGATCACGCTCTTGAGCAACGTCAATTTCCATCTGGCGAGCGGCGCTCAGATCTGGTTCAGCCCGAATCCGGCCGACTACGCCAAGTACGGCCCCTATGACTTCGGCGCGAACGGCAAGCTCGTCCGGTCCCGCTGGCAGGCGAACGACTGCTATAATTTCTCGTCCATGGTCTATGCCTATGGGCAGGAGAACATCGCGCTTACCGGCGCGGATTGGACGAGCATCCTCAACGGCCAGGCCGGCACGCTCTACAATGCAACCAACTGCTGGTGGACCTGGAAGGGCAGTGTGGGGACGGCCGGCTTCGTCGGGGGCCAGCCGTCGGAGGGCACGCCCAATGCGCTCAACAAGCCGATCGGCACGCTGAACCCCGCACTCTCGACCGCCCAGGTCAACCTGATCGAATTCGGCTCGGCCGCCGGCGGCACCAGCAACGCCTATACCAAGGACAGCTCGTACCTGCCGGCGCTGTCGGAGGCGAATGTGCCGGTGGGCGCCCGCGTCTTCGGCGTCGGCCACCAGCTGCCGCCGTGCATGGTCGAGTTCTTCAACTGCCGCAACGTGTGGCTCGAAGGCTACCAGGTGACCAACACGCCGTTCTGGCAGCATCACCCGATCGCCTGCACGAACGTGGTCATCCGCAAGGTCTATGCAAACAGCACCGGCCCCAACAACGACGGGTTCGACCCGGAGGCGTGCGACCATGTGCTGGTCGACCGGGTGACCTTCAACACTGGTGACGACTGCATCGCCATCAAGTCGGGCAAGGACAACGACATCGAGTACGGACCGGCGCAGAACCACCTCATCCGCAAGTGCACCATGAACAGCGGCCATGGCGGCATCACGCTCGGCAGCGAGATGTCGGCGGGGGTGAAGAACATCTTCGCCGAGGATCTCGCCATGGAAAACCAGAACTTCGCGACCAATCCGCTCAACATCGCGATCCGCATCAAGACCAACCTCAACCGCGGCGGCACGGTCGAGAATTTCCACGTCCGCAACGTGACCCTGCCGAACGGCATCAACCTGGTGCCGAGCTTCTACAAGCCGCTCTCCGGCAGCCCGATCCCGGCCAACACGGTCTCGACCAACCAGGGCGGCGTCGTTACGTTCGACTGCGACTATTCGCCGGGCTCCGACAATGTCCGCACCCGGCCGCCGACAGTGAAGAACGTGACGATCTCCAACGTGACGGTGACGGCGCCGCCGGGGGCCTCGGCCAGCTGCTACCAGGCGATCATCGTGCAGGGGCCGGTCGCAAGCGACTACAACGGCCTCACCACCCCGGCGCCGGCCGTGGTGCCGGTCGAGAACGTGACCATCACCGACTGCAACTTCGGCACGCCGGTGAACACGGGCGAGCCCATCTATCTCTACAATATCCAGGGGCTGACGCTGACCAACGTCACGATCGCCGGCACGGTCTACAACACGGTGCTGTCGGCCTGA